A genomic window from Gemmatimonadaceae bacterium includes:
- a CDS encoding IS5 family transposase — MGEQRTFAGEAWARKKKVTRREQVLAEMNAVIPWATLTALIAPHYPTGGKRGRPPMPLERMLRIYFLQQWFNLSDPAAEDALYDSETMRRFVGVDLGEDAFADETTILHFRHLLERHQLTEAIFAAVHDLLGTRGIVLKAGTIVDATMIHAPSSTKNATKTRDPEMKQAQKGKTWYFGMKVHVGTDRQGLVHALHVTDAAQMDVSQLPHLLHGEERALYGDRAYWSERDRQLCEAAGIRYRVNRRGTPHHPIPERWRQINRARSRVRARGEHAFHVAKTLWGFMKVRYRGLAKNTVRAFAAFALANLYLMRYRLGARAATCLS, encoded by the coding sequence ATGGGAGAGCAGCGGACGTTCGCCGGTGAAGCCTGGGCGCGAAAGAAAAAAGTCACCCGCCGCGAGCAGGTTCTCGCCGAGATGAATGCAGTGATTCCGTGGGCGACGCTGACCGCGCTGATCGCCCCACACTATCCGACCGGCGGCAAGCGCGGGCGCCCGCCGATGCCCCTCGAGCGGATGCTCCGGATCTATTTCCTGCAGCAGTGGTTCAATCTCTCCGATCCCGCGGCGGAAGACGCGCTCTACGACAGTGAGACGATGCGACGCTTCGTCGGCGTCGACCTGGGCGAGGACGCGTTTGCCGACGAGACGACCATTCTCCACTTCCGACATCTGCTCGAGCGCCACCAGTTGACCGAGGCGATCTTCGCCGCGGTGCACGACCTGCTCGGGACCCGCGGTATCGTGCTTAAAGCGGGCACGATTGTCGACGCAACGATGATCCACGCGCCGAGCTCGACGAAGAATGCGACGAAGACGCGCGATCCCGAGATGAAGCAGGCGCAGAAGGGAAAGACGTGGTATTTCGGGATGAAGGTCCACGTGGGAACCGATCGTCAGGGGCTGGTGCACGCACTGCACGTAACCGACGCGGCGCAGATGGATGTCTCGCAGCTCCCGCATCTGTTGCACGGCGAAGAACGCGCGCTCTACGGCGACCGGGCGTACTGGAGTGAGCGCGATCGGCAGCTGTGCGAAGCCGCCGGTATTCGCTATCGCGTGAATCGGCGCGGCACGCCGCATCATCCGATTCCGGAGCGCTGGCGTCAGATCAACCGGGCGCGGTCGCGGGTGCGCGCTCGTGGCGAGCACGCGTTCCACGTGGCGAAGACGCTTTGGGGCTTCATGAAGGTGCGCTACCGAGGCCTGGCCAAGAACACCGTGCGTGCGTTCGCCGCGTTTGCGCTCGCCAATCTGTACCTGATGCGATACCGGCTGGGCGCGCGGGCGGCGACGTGTCTCTCGTAG
- a CDS encoding sensor histidine kinase, which yields MRLAEFIKANTEPILAEWVTFASHTGLAGKSMDLTALRDHASEMLQTIVRDLETSQTDDEQAEKAKGNAPVSSGSPTPAETHGAVRAASGFTLSEMVSEYRALRASIIRLWTDASGVLSGEDLEDLTRFNEAIDQATAESITRFMIDLDRSKEIFIAILGHDLRSPLNAVIMSSQFMLERRELKEQDVALATGSLRSARRMNRLVGDLLDFTQSRLGPGVPIVRTEMDMGEVARHAVEEAAAANPESIVHLTTAGTLRGNWDAARISQVLANLVTNAIQHGSPGTPVRVNVEGGESEVRMIVHNFGRVVPAAEIPRLFDPVKRLKPDGQPVSADGHLGLGLYIAERIVAAHGGRIDVRSQGNEGTTFTVSLPRHVGGD from the coding sequence CTGCGACTCGCGGAATTCATCAAAGCGAACACCGAACCAATTCTCGCCGAGTGGGTCACGTTCGCAAGCCACACCGGGCTGGCGGGGAAGTCGATGGATTTGACCGCGCTTCGCGATCACGCCTCGGAAATGCTGCAAACGATTGTCCGAGATTTGGAGACCAGTCAAACCGACGACGAACAAGCCGAAAAGGCGAAAGGCAACGCACCCGTTTCGTCTGGCTCGCCGACTCCCGCGGAAACCCACGGAGCAGTGCGTGCCGCCTCCGGGTTTACTCTCAGTGAGATGGTATCGGAGTACCGAGCCCTGAGGGCCAGCATCATCCGCCTGTGGACGGACGCGAGCGGCGTGCTCAGCGGCGAAGACCTGGAGGACCTCACCCGGTTCAACGAAGCGATCGATCAGGCTACCGCCGAGTCGATTACCCGATTCATGATCGACCTCGACCGATCCAAGGAGATCTTCATCGCGATTCTTGGGCACGACCTACGATCGCCGTTGAACGCGGTCATCATGTCGTCGCAATTCATGCTCGAGCGTCGGGAACTCAAGGAGCAGGACGTTGCACTGGCGACTGGATCGCTTCGAAGCGCTCGGCGAATGAATCGATTGGTCGGTGACTTGCTGGATTTCACTCAGAGCCGGCTTGGTCCAGGAGTTCCCATTGTCCGAACGGAGATGGACATGGGGGAGGTCGCGCGCCACGCCGTCGAGGAAGCGGCCGCTGCCAACCCGGAGAGCATTGTGCACCTCACGACCGCCGGCACGCTGCGCGGCAATTGGGATGCGGCCCGCATCAGCCAAGTGCTGGCGAATCTCGTTACCAACGCCATCCAGCACGGCTCTCCTGGCACGCCCGTGCGGGTGAACGTGGAAGGCGGCGAAAGCGAAGTGAGAATGATCGTGCACAACTTTGGCCGCGTCGTTCCCGCGGCAGAGATTCCGCGTCTCTTCGATCCCGTCAAGCGGCTCAAGCCAGACGGCCAGCCCGTTTCAGCGGATGGGCATTTGGGTCTCGGGCTGTACATCGCCGAGCGCATCGTCGCGGCTCACGGCGGTAGGATCGACGTGCGGTCGCAAGGAAACGAAGGCACGACGTTCACGGTGTCGTTGCCGCGTCACGTCGGAGGCGACTGA
- a CDS encoding uroporphyrinogen-III synthase translates to MSRSLHGITVAHFEARHEAELNGLIARHGGVPRAAPALSETPIAAGEKELAVFDGLASGAFDVVVLLTGGGTRRLFEEAARAWRLGAVMSALRRVTVVARGPKPVPVLREHQLRATHVAPAPHTSSELLATLETIPVAGRRVLVVNAGEPLEEPSGSLRVRGADVVELQLYAWTLLPTDAGRIDELIREIVAARIDAVLFTTQVQVRHVFEVAARRGMREALLSALREHVLIGAVGPTVAHALAQLGLDADVVPDHPKMGQLVVALADHVTTRAPREARKAEPIVDYVQAVLSGRGGF, encoded by the coding sequence ATGTCACGATCGCTGCACGGAATCACGGTTGCCCACTTCGAGGCGCGACACGAGGCAGAGCTGAACGGTTTGATCGCGCGCCACGGCGGAGTACCGCGTGCGGCGCCGGCGCTCTCGGAGACTCCGATCGCCGCGGGAGAAAAAGAGCTCGCGGTGTTCGACGGGCTGGCGTCAGGCGCCTTCGACGTCGTCGTCCTGCTGACCGGCGGCGGAACGAGGCGACTCTTCGAGGAGGCGGCGCGCGCATGGCGCCTCGGCGCCGTGATGTCGGCGCTGCGTCGCGTGACCGTCGTCGCGCGCGGACCAAAGCCGGTGCCGGTGCTCCGCGAGCACCAACTCAGGGCCACGCATGTCGCGCCGGCGCCGCACACGTCGAGCGAGCTCCTCGCCACGCTCGAGACGATTCCCGTCGCGGGCCGGCGTGTTCTCGTCGTCAACGCCGGCGAGCCGCTCGAAGAGCCGTCGGGTTCGCTCCGCGTTCGTGGCGCGGACGTCGTCGAGCTACAGCTCTACGCGTGGACGCTGTTGCCGACGGATGCGGGCCGAATCGATGAATTGATCCGTGAGATCGTCGCGGCCAGAATCGACGCGGTGCTGTTCACGACGCAGGTCCAGGTCCGCCACGTCTTCGAGGTCGCGGCGCGGCGCGGCATGCGCGAGGCACTTCTGTCCGCGCTGCGCGAGCATGTGCTCATCGGCGCGGTCGGTCCGACCGTCGCGCACGCACTCGCGCAACTCGGGCTCGATGCCGACGTCGTGCCGGACCATCCGAAAATGGGTCAGCTCGTCGTCGCGCTCGCCGATCACGTTACCACGCGTGCGCCGCGCGAAGCCCGCAAAGCGGAGCCGATTGTCGATTACGTCCAGGCCGTGTTGAGCGGACGAGGAGGCTTCTGA